The following are encoded together in the Aciduricibacillus chroicocephali genome:
- a CDS encoding pyruvate, water dikinase regulatory protein has product MCAKPLVYVLSDSVGETAELVIKAGLSQFNNGEYDLHRIPYVENTKIIDDSIEMAIEKNAVIGFTIVDPELRRYVNEQAKKRNVEAIDIMGPMLDSMERVFGKPPRLQPGLVHKLDEDYFKRVEAIEFAVKYDDGRDPRGISRADIVLLGVSRTSKTPLSQYLALKRLKVANVPIVPEVDPPEELYDIDPDKCIGLKISPDKLNDIRKERLKALGLGDQAIYANMERIEEELEYFNKITEKIGCRVIDVSNKAVEETANLIMHMIDEH; this is encoded by the coding sequence ATGTGTGCAAAGCCGCTAGTATATGTACTTTCCGACTCAGTCGGTGAAACGGCAGAGCTTGTCATTAAGGCGGGTCTCAGCCAATTCAATAACGGTGAGTATGACCTCCATCGCATACCTTACGTTGAAAACACAAAGATTATTGATGATTCCATTGAAATGGCGATTGAGAAGAACGCAGTCATCGGTTTTACGATTGTGGATCCGGAACTTCGCCGATATGTTAATGAACAGGCAAAGAAACGGAACGTAGAGGCAATTGACATTATGGGCCCGATGCTTGATTCGATGGAACGTGTTTTCGGGAAGCCGCCTCGTCTGCAGCCTGGTCTTGTCCACAAACTCGATGAAGATTATTTCAAACGAGTAGAAGCAATTGAGTTTGCAGTAAAATATGACGATGGAAGAGATCCGCGTGGCATTTCACGCGCTGACATCGTATTGCTCGGTGTTTCCAGAACATCAAAGACACCACTCTCCCAATATTTGGCGCTTAAGCGACTTAAGGTAGCAAACGTTCCAATCGTACCTGAAGTCGATCCCCCGGAAGAGTTATATGATATTGATCCGGATAAGTGCATTGGTCTGAAAATCAGTCCAGACAAGCTTAATGATATCCGTAAAGAACGACTGAAGGCTCTCGGTCTTGGAGATCAAGCGATTTACGCTAATATGGAGCGTATCGAGGAAGAACTCGAATACTTCAATAAAATCACTGAAAAGATCGGTTGCCGTGTAATCGATGTCTCCAACAAAGCAGTTGAGGAAACTGC
- the glyS gene encoding glycine--tRNA ligase subunit beta produces MGKDVLFEIGLEELPARFINDAEKQLGDKTAAWLKEERISYEGLETYQTPRRLAVLIRNAADQQETIEEEAKGPAAKIAKDEEGNWSKAALGFARGQGKSPEDFYEKEVKGVSYLHVRKTIEGKPVQEVLPGFADIITSIQFGKNMRWGNQTMRYARPIRWLVALYGEAVIPFEIAGVTTGKKTYGHRFLGSEFEIGNSAEYAALLEKQFVIPTFEKRKNIIVNQIHELEKENGYNVPIDEELLEEVVNLVEYPTAFAGSFDSGFLDLPDEVLITSMKEHQRYFPVKDIAGKLLPIFIAVRNGTAEFIETVCKGNEKVLRARLSDADFFFEEDKKGSISENMDKLKTVVFQEKLGTYYEKAERVSALAVKIAHLIGCNEEDSKTVQRAGLICKFDLVTNMVGEFTELQGIMGEKYARHFGESEAVAVAIREHYMPVQASGDLPETLPGSVVAIADKLDTVAGTIAAGLIPSGSQDPYGLRRQAAGIMRIIDEKQWAIPVEQLLDAVLEQLEAADLIGDNAEETRANVKQFFNQRAAFLLKEAGIEYDIVEAVTAGGIGIFSYAREKATVLAEKRHEQAFKSIEEALVRVLNLSKEAIDGEVDSSKFKTDSERALHEQVTTAKKNYITADKERNAADALDSLAALAPYIADFFDNNMVMADDPAIKQNRLLLLGQIASMVRQYADLAAIEWKQQF; encoded by the coding sequence ATGGGAAAAGATGTTCTATTTGAAATTGGGCTTGAGGAATTGCCAGCCCGTTTCATCAATGATGCAGAAAAACAGCTTGGAGATAAGACAGCTGCATGGCTGAAAGAAGAAAGAATTTCTTATGAAGGCCTTGAGACATACCAGACACCGCGCCGTCTTGCTGTCCTGATCCGCAACGCAGCAGATCAGCAGGAGACAATTGAAGAAGAGGCAAAAGGGCCTGCTGCCAAAATTGCAAAAGACGAAGAAGGAAACTGGTCGAAGGCAGCTCTCGGTTTTGCACGCGGTCAAGGGAAATCTCCTGAAGACTTCTATGAAAAAGAAGTGAAAGGTGTCTCCTATCTGCATGTCAGAAAGACAATAGAAGGCAAACCGGTTCAAGAAGTACTGCCAGGCTTTGCTGATATCATCACAAGTATTCAATTTGGCAAAAACATGCGTTGGGGAAATCAAACGATGCGCTACGCTCGTCCAATTCGCTGGCTCGTCGCCTTATATGGAGAAGCTGTAATCCCATTCGAAATTGCCGGTGTCACAACAGGTAAGAAAACATACGGGCATCGTTTCCTCGGAAGTGAGTTCGAGATCGGGAATTCAGCTGAATATGCTGCGTTGCTTGAAAAGCAATTCGTCATCCCAACCTTCGAAAAACGTAAAAATATAATTGTTAACCAAATCCATGAGCTTGAAAAAGAAAATGGATACAATGTGCCGATAGACGAGGAGCTTCTTGAGGAAGTCGTTAACCTTGTTGAATATCCGACAGCTTTTGCTGGTTCATTCGATTCGGGATTCCTCGACCTTCCAGATGAAGTGCTAATCACTTCAATGAAAGAGCATCAGCGTTATTTCCCAGTGAAAGACATTGCTGGTAAACTGCTTCCGATTTTCATTGCAGTTAGAAATGGAACGGCAGAGTTTATTGAGACTGTTTGCAAAGGGAACGAAAAAGTGCTTCGCGCCCGTCTATCAGATGCCGATTTCTTCTTTGAAGAAGATAAAAAAGGGTCGATATCCGAGAATATGGATAAGCTGAAGACTGTCGTTTTCCAAGAAAAACTCGGCACATATTATGAAAAAGCTGAAAGAGTCTCGGCTTTAGCAGTGAAAATTGCACATTTAATTGGTTGTAACGAAGAAGACAGTAAAACTGTTCAACGCGCAGGTCTCATCTGTAAATTCGATCTTGTAACGAACATGGTTGGAGAATTCACTGAACTCCAAGGCATTATGGGAGAGAAATATGCGCGCCATTTCGGTGAGTCGGAAGCTGTAGCTGTGGCAATCAGAGAACATTATATGCCTGTACAGGCGAGCGGAGACTTGCCGGAGACTTTGCCAGGTTCGGTTGTAGCCATTGCAGACAAACTGGATACAGTTGCCGGTACGATTGCTGCAGGGCTCATTCCATCCGGTTCTCAGGACCCGTACGGTCTAAGAAGACAGGCTGCAGGTATTATGCGTATCATCGATGAGAAACAGTGGGCAATCCCTGTAGAACAACTCCTTGATGCGGTTCTTGAACAGCTTGAGGCAGCAGATTTGATTGGTGACAATGCGGAAGAAACAAGAGCGAATGTAAAGCAGTTCTTTAATCAGCGGGCGGCCTTTCTGTTGAAAGAGGCTGGTATCGAATATGACATTGTCGAAGCTGTTACTGCAGGTGGCATTGGGATTTTCTCCTATGCAAGAGAAAAGGCGACCGTACTTGCAGAAAAGCGTCATGAACAGGCATTTAAATCAATAGAAGAAGCGCTTGTAAGGGTGTTGAATTTGTCCAAGGAAGCAATTGATGGTGAAGTGGACAGCTCAAAATTCAAGACAGATTCCGAACGTGCACTTCATGAGCAGGTCACAACTGCCAAGAAGAACTACATCACTGCAGATAAGGAACGTAATGCAGCAGATGCACTTGACTCATTGGCTGCACTTGCACCGTATATTGCAGATTTCTTTGACAATAACATGGTCATGGCTGATGATCCCGCAATCAAGCAGAACAGACTTCTTCTTCTCGGTCAGATTGCAAGCATGGTACGTCAATATGCAGATCTTGCAGCAATCGAATGGAAGCAGCAATTCTAG
- a CDS encoding helix-turn-helix transcriptional regulator has translation MELSSRQEKIVDIVKADGPITGEKIAEQLQLTRATLRPDLSILTMAGFLEARPRVGYFYTGKHDSEALSGKIRRMLVKDYQSLPVVIKENVSVYDAISAMFLEDIGTLFVAGEDGRLAGVVSRKDLLRASIGQQDLNAVPVHIIMTRMPNIAVCRKEDLLIDVANRLIEKEIDGMPVVRDADTGLEVIGRITKTTIARAFAELATVHEI, from the coding sequence ATGGAGTTATCAAGCCGGCAAGAAAAAATCGTGGACATTGTCAAGGCGGATGGTCCGATTACCGGAGAGAAAATAGCTGAACAGCTCCAGCTAACTCGGGCAACTTTACGTCCGGATCTCTCAATCCTGACAATGGCCGGCTTCCTCGAAGCAAGACCGCGTGTCGGTTATTTCTATACAGGGAAGCATGATTCTGAAGCATTGTCCGGTAAAATCAGGCGCATGCTCGTAAAGGATTATCAGTCATTGCCAGTTGTCATAAAAGAAAATGTATCGGTTTATGATGCAATTTCCGCCATGTTCCTTGAAGATATTGGTACACTTTTTGTAGCTGGTGAGGATGGCCGGCTCGCTGGAGTTGTCTCTCGGAAGGACTTGCTTCGAGCAAGTATCGGCCAACAGGACTTAAATGCAGTACCGGTTCATATTATTATGACTAGAATGCCGAACATTGCGGTTTGCCGTAAGGAGGATCTTCTTATCGATGTGGCGAATAGGCTCATTGAGAAAGAAATCGACGGCATGCCTGTCGTGCGAGATGCCGATACAGGATTGGAAGTCATCGGCAGAATTACAAAAACAACGATTGCCAGAGCTTTTGCCGAGTTGGCGACAGTTCATGAAATTTGA
- the glyQ gene encoding glycine--tRNA ligase subunit alpha, translating into MNIQEMILTLQNYWSNQNCLLMQAYDTEKGAGTMSPMTLLRSLGPEPWNVAYVEPSRRPDDGRYGENPNRLYQHHQFQVIMKPSPDNIQELYLKSLEKLGIDPLKHDIRFVEDNWENPTLGAAGLGWEVWLDGMEITQFTYFQQIGGLEAKPVTVELTYGIERLASYIQDKDNVFDLEWNNGVTIRDIFYQPEYEHSKYAFEESNTEMLFKLFNMYEQEARDAMEKNLVFPAYDYVLKCSHTFNLLDAKGVISVTERTGYIGKIRNLARNIAKACVAEREKLGFPLLKEEV; encoded by the coding sequence GGGGCAGGAACGATGTCTCCGATGACACTCTTGCGCAGCCTTGGTCCAGAGCCTTGGAACGTGGCATATGTAGAGCCTTCTCGTCGTCCGGATGATGGACGTTATGGAGAGAACCCAAACCGTCTTTATCAGCATCATCAGTTCCAAGTTATCATGAAGCCATCACCGGATAATATTCAAGAATTGTATTTGAAGTCTCTGGAAAAGCTTGGCATTGATCCGCTTAAACATGACATCCGTTTTGTTGAGGACAACTGGGAAAATCCGACTCTTGGAGCAGCAGGTCTCGGTTGGGAAGTTTGGTTGGATGGTATGGAAATTACCCAGTTCACATATTTCCAGCAAATTGGCGGACTTGAAGCAAAGCCTGTAACGGTCGAGCTTACATACGGAATTGAGCGCCTTGCTTCCTATATTCAGGATAAGGATAATGTGTTTGATCTTGAATGGAACAACGGTGTGACTATCCGTGATATTTTCTATCAGCCTGAGTATGAGCATTCCAAATATGCTTTTGAAGAATCCAATACAGAAATGCTGTTCAAGCTTTTCAACATGTATGAGCAGGAAGCAAGGGATGCCATGGAGAAAAATCTTGTATTCCCAGCATATGATTATGTTCTTAAATGCTCTCATACGTTCAACCTGCTTGACGCAAAAGGTGTCATTTCGGTAACGGAAAGAACCGGCTATATAGGGAAAATCCGCAACCTTGCCAGAAATATCGCCAAAGCATGCGTAGCAGAAAGGGAAAAACTCGGATTCCCACTGCTGAAAGAGGAGGTTTGA